A genomic stretch from Panthera uncia isolate 11264 chromosome E3, Puncia_PCG_1.0, whole genome shotgun sequence includes:
- the PSPH gene encoding phosphoserine phosphatase isoform X2, translating to MVSHSELRKLFCSADAVCFDVDSTVIREEGIDELAKFCGVEDAVSEMTRRAMGGAVPFKAALTERLALIQPSREQVQRLIAEHPPHLTPGIRELVSRLQERNVQVFLISGGFRSIVEHVASKLNIPSTNVFANRLKFYFNGEYAGFDEMQPTAESGGKGKVIKLLKEKFHFKKIIMIGDGATDMEACPPAVGCFHWIWRKCDQTTSKRQR from the exons ATGGTCTCCCATTCAGAGTTGAGGAAACTTTTCTGTTCAGCTGATGCAGTATGCTTTGATGTTGATAGCACAGTCATCAGAGAAGAAGGAATTGATGAGCTAGCCAAATTCTGTGGAGTTGAGGATGCTGTGTCAGAAAT GACACGGCGAGCCATGGGTGGGGCAGTGCCTTTCAAGGCTGCCCTCACAGAGCGCTTAGCGCTGATCCAGCCCTCCAGGGAACAGGTACAAAGGCTCATAGCAGAGCACCCCCCCCACCTGACTCCTGGCATAAG gGAGCTGGTAAGTCGCCTGCAAGAGCGAAATGTTCAGGTTTTCCTAATATCTGGTGGCTTTAGGAGCATTGTGGAGCATGTTGCTTCCAAGCTCAATATCCCATCAACCAACGTATTTGCCAATAGGCTGAAATTCTACTTCAATG GTGAATATGCAGGTTTTGATGAGATGCAGCCAACAGCCGAATCTGGTGGGAAAGGAAAAGTTATtaaacttttaaaggaaaaatttcattttaagaaaattatcatGATTGGAGACGGAGCCACAGACATGGAAGCCTGTCCTCCTGCTGTAG GATGTTTTCATTGGATTTGGAGGAAATGTGATCAGACAACAAGTAAAAGACAACGCTGA
- the LOC125928145 gene encoding cell division control protein 42 homolog, translated as MQTIKCVVVGDGAVGKTCLLISYTTNKFPSEYVPTVFDNYAVTVMIGGEPYTLGLFDTAGQEDYDRLRPLSYPQTDVFLVCFSVVSPSSFENVKEKWVPEITHHCPKTPFLLVGTQIDLRDDPSTIEKLAKNKQKPITPETAEKLARDLKALKYVECSALTQQGLKNVFDEAILAALEPPEPKKTHRCVLL; from the coding sequence ATGCAGACAATTAAGTGTGTTGTTGTGGGCGATGGTGCCGTTGGTAAAACTTGTCTCCTGATATCCTACACAACAAATAAATTTCCATCGGAGTATGTACCGACTGTTTTTGACAACTATGCAGTCACAGTTATGATTGGTGGAGAGCCATATACTCTTGGACTTTTTGATACTGCAGGGCAAGAGGATTATGACAGATTACGACCGCTGAGTTATCCACAAACAGATGTATTTCTAGTCTGTTTTTCAGTGGTCTCTCCATCCTCATTTGAAAATGTGAAGGAGAAGTGGGTGCCTGAGATAACTCACCACTGTCCAAAGACTCCTTTCTTGCTTGTTGGGACCCAAATTGATCTCCGAGATGACCCCTCTACGATTGAGAAACTTGCCAAGAACAAACAGAAGCCTATCACTCCAGAGACTGCTGAAAAGCTGGCCCGTGACCTGAAGGCGCTCAAGTATGTGGAGTGTTCTGCACTCACACAGCAAGGCCTAAAGAATGTATTTGACGAAGCAATACTGGctgccctggagcctccagaaccGAAGAAGACCCACAGATgtgtgctgctatga
- the PSPH gene encoding phosphoserine phosphatase isoform X1, producing MVSHSELRKLFCSADAVCFDVDSTVIREEGIDELAKFCGVEDAVSEMTRRAMGGAVPFKAALTERLALIQPSREQVQRLIAEHPPHLTPGIRELVSRLQERNVQVFLISGGFRSIVEHVASKLNIPSTNVFANRLKFYFNGEYAGFDEMQPTAESGGKGKVIKLLKEKFHFKKIIMIGDGATDMEACPPADVFIGFGGNVIRQQVKDNAEWYITDFVELLGELEE from the exons ATGGTCTCCCATTCAGAGTTGAGGAAACTTTTCTGTTCAGCTGATGCAGTATGCTTTGATGTTGATAGCACAGTCATCAGAGAAGAAGGAATTGATGAGCTAGCCAAATTCTGTGGAGTTGAGGATGCTGTGTCAGAAAT GACACGGCGAGCCATGGGTGGGGCAGTGCCTTTCAAGGCTGCCCTCACAGAGCGCTTAGCGCTGATCCAGCCCTCCAGGGAACAGGTACAAAGGCTCATAGCAGAGCACCCCCCCCACCTGACTCCTGGCATAAG gGAGCTGGTAAGTCGCCTGCAAGAGCGAAATGTTCAGGTTTTCCTAATATCTGGTGGCTTTAGGAGCATTGTGGAGCATGTTGCTTCCAAGCTCAATATCCCATCAACCAACGTATTTGCCAATAGGCTGAAATTCTACTTCAATG GTGAATATGCAGGTTTTGATGAGATGCAGCCAACAGCCGAATCTGGTGGGAAAGGAAAAGTTATtaaacttttaaaggaaaaatttcattttaagaaaattatcatGATTGGAGACGGAGCCACAGACATGGAAGCCTGTCCTCCTGCT GATGTTTTCATTGGATTTGGAGGAAATGTGATCAGACAACAAGTAAAAGACAACGCTGAATGGTACATCACTGATTTTGTAGAGCTTTTAGGAGAACTTGAAGAATAA